One window of the Candidatus Zixiibacteriota bacterium genome contains the following:
- a CDS encoding exported hypothetical protein (Evidence 5 : Unknown function), with protein sequence MSVKMLKVPVILIWLMFLVIISKVVHSADQDFFSIYNLEVEGTIYDYVSGDFNGDGWTDIAMIYSPYNDPNSRYIGLHLQKGPAGFSGKADYLVSLPPTVTQIDVADIDGDGQAEILAIDGDGVLSLKYAAASGFAAPNRIVRQNTIYAVPMFQGIIAQPFAFELADSPGPELAVPTARGLALFEKGSDGRYQILNQLNVSFACRNMVREIDDFSGRNESGFRLSLPKIVVADGNLDGRKDLYMLWDRRLCYFFQDSSGNFAQTPDDEISFQPAVADGYLQSRLADLNGDGRPDAVVSYTSGGITKTETKLRFYYADGSGRINAVPRKEISLSDSHCNLIIGDLTQNRRQEVVVPAVELGAIAATKMLLMKKTSLHLLIYTLRDGVPDDEPVQRTGLEFRINFDEPVPTREVMVDWSADFNGDGPLDLVFSDGSGRLQFYWGRSDSYLSRKPDLEVPLEHPSEIHPVHLNKGKFSDLIVEHNLSGRIDRLTVLKNKNNQL encoded by the coding sequence GTGTCAGTTAAGATGTTAAAAGTTCCAGTAATTCTAATTTGGCTGATGTTCCTGGTGATCATTTCAAAAGTGGTTCATTCTGCCGATCAGGATTTTTTCAGTATCTATAATCTTGAGGTGGAAGGAACCATTTACGACTATGTCTCTGGAGATTTTAATGGCGACGGTTGGACCGATATCGCCATGATTTATTCCCCTTACAATGATCCGAATAGCCGCTACATCGGGCTGCATCTTCAGAAGGGCCCGGCCGGTTTTTCCGGTAAAGCCGATTACCTGGTATCTCTGCCCCCGACAGTGACTCAAATCGATGTGGCTGATATTGACGGCGATGGTCAGGCGGAAATTCTGGCCATTGACGGCGACGGTGTTCTGTCGCTGAAATATGCGGCGGCATCGGGTTTTGCCGCTCCGAATCGTATCGTCCGTCAAAATACCATATATGCCGTTCCGATGTTTCAGGGGATTATCGCCCAGCCATTTGCCTTTGAGCTCGCGGATTCACCGGGTCCGGAGCTGGCTGTGCCCACCGCCAGGGGATTGGCCTTGTTTGAAAAAGGATCCGACGGGCGCTATCAGATTCTGAACCAATTGAATGTGTCTTTTGCCTGCCGCAACATGGTCAGAGAAATCGATGACTTTTCGGGACGAAATGAAAGTGGATTTCGCCTCTCCCTGCCGAAAATTGTCGTGGCTGACGGCAACCTGGACGGCCGGAAGGATCTTTATATGCTCTGGGATAGACGGCTCTGCTATTTTTTCCAGGACAGCAGCGGCAATTTTGCGCAGACTCCTGATGATGAAATCTCATTCCAGCCAGCGGTGGCCGACGGTTATTTGCAGAGCCGCCTGGCCGACTTGAACGGCGACGGCCGTCCGGACGCCGTGGTTTCGTACACCTCGGGCGGGATTACCAAGACCGAAACCAAGCTTCGCTTTTATTATGCCGATGGATCAGGCCGCATAAATGCTGTGCCGAGAAAAGAGATTAGTCTGTCCGATTCCCACTGCAATCTTATCATTGGCGATCTTACGCAGAACCGCCGGCAGGAGGTAGTGGTCCCGGCCGTGGAACTGGGTGCCATCGCCGCCACCAAGATGCTTTTAATGAAGAAGACTTCGTTGCACCTTCTGATTTATACTTTACGGGACGGCGTGCCCGACGACGAACCGGTACAGAGAACCGGTTTGGAATTCCGCATCAATTTCGATGAACCGGTGCCGACCCGTGAAGTAATGGTTGATTGGTCGGCCGATTTCAATGGCGACGGGCCCCTGGACCTGGTCTTTTCCGACGGGAGCGGGCGGCTGCAATTCTATTGGGGCCGCAGCGACAGTTATTTATCGCGCAAGCCGGATTTGGAGGTGCCGCTGGAGCATCCTTCAGAAATTCATCCGGTACACTTGAACAAGGGAAAATTTTCTGATCTGATAGTGGAACATAATCTCAGCGGACGAATTGATCGGCTGACAGTGCTGAAAAATAAAAATAATCAATTATAA
- a CDS encoding conserved hypothetical protein (Evidence 4 : Unknown function but conserved in other organisms): MKRLRWLILSILTLIPAGSYSFQILKGLVVNYGDFSYVSSIAVGFQYVYFGTTSGVIRYDIGKDNWGDPMTGIDGLRGRDIRAIKVSRDDQDVWVRTNQGIFEYTDAFDRWDEVDQMPSDEPTNGRHLRPDPSYFPPPGFTYLTTGSIVDEYGRTFSITDILDDGWSNLWIGTWGMGVFRADNTSHIMQPLPYGLIQPDIITICADQGVLWMGGQPGNSQRTGITVFDWQNNEFSYVESQAAYIFNPQNVNDIFPDKKNTYIATDNGIWVVDKKSRQIKNHLYRSSGLPDNQVYSVYAGNDTLFAGSNSGLGMIYMGKDTATHQSRNFLASLAILSLDYIDGDLWMGTSQGAFRLTPSTGKVSRLTVPEVTQTGPVYDIKHSEEKVWLATYDNLVSIDLKTAEAHDYPEINGYGGARALAVQDTLVAAATPQGLLLFFIGDRPQHYLYTVSDGLISNDVKDLVFDGDYLWLGTDLGLTRFWYLDPALNY, encoded by the coding sequence ATGAAGAGACTTCGCTGGCTCATACTTTCAATCCTTACTCTAATCCCGGCAGGGAGTTATTCGTTTCAAATTCTGAAAGGGCTGGTGGTAAATTATGGCGATTTCTCTTATGTGTCATCAATCGCGGTGGGATTTCAATATGTCTATTTCGGCACGACCAGCGGGGTAATCAGATATGATATCGGCAAGGATAACTGGGGTGACCCGATGACCGGAATAGACGGTCTCCGGGGCCGCGATATTCGCGCCATTAAGGTCTCACGTGATGATCAAGATGTGTGGGTTAGAACGAATCAGGGTATATTTGAATATACCGATGCTTTCGACCGGTGGGATGAAGTGGATCAGATGCCGTCCGATGAACCGACCAATGGCAGACACTTAAGACCGGATCCTTCATATTTCCCTCCGCCAGGGTTTACCTATCTGACGACCGGGAGCATTGTCGATGAATATGGGCGGACCTTTTCCATCACCGACATTCTTGACGACGGCTGGTCGAATTTATGGATCGGAACCTGGGGTATGGGGGTGTTTCGGGCCGATAATACCAGTCATATTATGCAACCTTTGCCCTATGGCCTAATTCAGCCGGATATTATTACGATTTGCGCCGATCAGGGGGTTCTCTGGATGGGCGGTCAACCCGGGAATTCCCAGCGCACCGGAATCACGGTTTTTGACTGGCAAAATAACGAATTCAGTTATGTGGAATCGCAGGCGGCCTATATTTTCAACCCCCAGAATGTGAATGATATATTTCCCGACAAGAAAAATACCTATATCGCCACCGACAATGGCATATGGGTGGTGGATAAAAAGAGCCGTCAAATTAAGAATCATCTTTACCGAAGTTCCGGCCTTCCCGATAATCAGGTCTATAGTGTCTATGCAGGGAATGATACTCTTTTCGCAGGATCGAATTCCGGATTGGGAATGATCTATATGGGCAAAGATACTGCGACGCATCAATCCCGAAATTTTCTGGCATCGCTGGCCATACTATCGCTCGATTATATCGATGGTGACCTCTGGATGGGAACTTCACAGGGGGCCTTCCGCCTGACGCCGTCGACAGGCAAAGTCAGCCGCCTAACGGTTCCGGAAGTGACCCAAACCGGCCCCGTTTATGATATTAAGCATTCGGAGGAGAAGGTCTGGCTGGCGACATATGACAATCTTGTTTCGATTGATCTCAAGACAGCCGAAGCACACGATTATCCCGAAATCAACGGATATGGCGGGGCGAGAGCCCTGGCGGTCCAGGACACACTGGTGGCGGCGGCCACGCCGCAGGGTCTTCTGCTGTTTTTTATTGGCGACCGGCCCCAGCATTATCTTTATACCGTGAGCGACGGGCTTATATCCAATGATGTCAAAGACCTGGTTTTTGACGGGGATTATTTGTGGCTGGGGACGGACTTGGGTCTGACCCGGTTCTGGTATTTGGACCCGGCGCTGAATTATTAG
- a CDS encoding Amidohydrolase, whose product MVKTAIPGNLDRLKEIVLKAAEKLYPTQVEWRRWLHQHPELSNREFDTTKFILEQLKKRGVKTVPLKMKTGALALMNEKKGIALAIRTDIDALPIDEKNKVAFKSRNDGIMHACGHDIHMAVVLGTTVLLSILKENLPGAVKVIYQPAEEMPPGGAEMMIREGILRNPDVKMVLSLHNDPSLAVGKIGLRDGPIMASVTDFDITVIGRGGHAARPHLGVDAIVTATEIVESLQKIVSRETDPFQPVVITFGMISGGRARNVICDRVQICGTARTLSAASRKVIPNLIRRTVDGVCRARGAEYKIDFIAQYPVLSNWPEANKIFAECYTTLFGPGKVVTSPQSMGGEDFANYIQKIPGAMLRLGVRNRKIGATEPWHSDKFMADERSIFYGTSLLTLAAIKGLGEIAK is encoded by the coding sequence ATGGTGAAGACAGCAATTCCTGGTAACTTGGATAGATTGAAAGAAATCGTTCTCAAAGCGGCCGAAAAACTCTATCCGACACAGGTCGAATGGCGGCGATGGCTGCATCAACACCCGGAGCTTTCCAATCGGGAATTCGATACGACCAAATTCATATTGGAGCAACTTAAAAAAAGAGGCGTCAAGACGGTTCCTTTGAAAATGAAGACGGGAGCACTGGCCCTCATGAATGAAAAGAAAGGGATCGCCCTGGCCATTCGCACCGACATTGATGCCCTTCCAATTGACGAGAAGAACAAAGTTGCTTTTAAATCGCGGAATGACGGAATCATGCACGCCTGCGGCCATGATATTCATATGGCGGTCGTGCTCGGCACAACCGTTCTTCTATCTATCTTGAAGGAAAATCTTCCGGGAGCGGTGAAAGTCATTTATCAACCGGCGGAAGAGATGCCGCCCGGCGGTGCCGAGATGATGATAAGGGAAGGGATTCTCAGAAATCCCGACGTGAAAATGGTATTGTCATTGCACAATGACCCGAGCCTGGCCGTGGGAAAAATCGGCCTTCGTGACGGCCCGATAATGGCGTCGGTCACCGATTTTGATATTACTGTTATCGGCCGGGGCGGTCACGCTGCGCGGCCCCATCTGGGAGTCGATGCCATCGTCACTGCCACTGAGATTGTCGAATCGCTGCAAAAAATAGTGTCGCGCGAGACTGATCCGTTTCAGCCGGTTGTTATCACTTTCGGGATGATTTCCGGAGGTCGAGCCCGCAATGTAATTTGTGACCGGGTGCAAATATGCGGGACGGCCCGTACCCTGTCGGCCGCAAGCCGCAAGGTCATCCCCAATCTTATCAGACGGACCGTAGATGGTGTCTGCCGCGCCCGCGGGGCTGAATATAAAATTGACTTTATCGCCCAATATCCGGTGCTATCCAACTGGCCCGAAGCAAACAAAATATTTGCAGAATGCTACACAACTTTGTTTGGTCCCGGGAAAGTGGTAACTTCCCCTCAAAGCATGGGCGGCGAGGATTTCGCCAACTATATTCAGAAAATCCCCGGGGCGATGTTACGCCTCGGCGTCAGAAACCGAAAGATCGGCGCCACGGAGCCGTGGCACAGCGACAAATTCATGGCTGATGAAAGAAGTATTTTTTATGGAACGTCGCTTTTGACCCTGGCCGCGATTAAGGGTCTTGGGGAGATCGCCAAATGA
- the nfi gene encoding Endonuclease V: MGRVEYLTAVDTAFDEKSNMLFAAAVTVRFSDLIPVERAFSRRKAEFPYMPALLSFREGPIILEALARLMQIPDVIIFAGHGKAHPRSFGMASHLGMLVNIPSIGCARKKLVGEYRIPELNKGTRSPLYIFNKEAGTVYRSKANVKPIFISPGYKCSLADSFEIVRACITEYRLPEPLRQAHLLAGKMKRRITQDFLPVDKAELSVAKGRNHGEDSNSW, translated from the coding sequence ATGGGTCGAGTGGAATATTTGACCGCGGTCGATACGGCGTTTGATGAAAAGAGTAATATGCTTTTTGCGGCCGCTGTGACGGTCAGGTTCTCCGATTTGATACCGGTGGAGCGGGCCTTTTCCCGGCGGAAAGCGGAATTTCCCTATATGCCGGCGCTCCTCAGTTTTCGGGAAGGGCCAATTATTTTGGAGGCCCTGGCGCGCTTAATGCAGATTCCGGATGTGATTATATTTGCCGGGCACGGAAAGGCCCATCCCCGTTCTTTTGGAATGGCCTCCCATCTTGGAATGCTCGTAAATATTCCCTCGATCGGATGTGCACGCAAGAAGCTGGTCGGGGAGTATCGGATTCCGGAACTTAACAAGGGGACACGTTCCCCCTTATACATTTTCAACAAGGAGGCCGGCACGGTATATCGCTCCAAAGCCAACGTGAAGCCGATTTTTATTTCTCCCGGATATAAGTGTTCGCTGGCCGATTCATTTGAGATTGTACGAGCCTGTATTACCGAATATCGCCTTCCGGAACCGCTCCGCCAGGCTCATCTTCTGGCGGGGAAAATGAAGCGCCGAATTACTCAAGATTTTTTACCGGTCGACAAGGCTGAATTATCCGTCGCGAAAGGACGAAACCATGGTGAAGACAGCAATTCCTGGTAA